A single window of Halobacterium jilantaiense DNA harbors:
- a CDS encoding BMP family lipoprotein encodes MAEFDRRKFLKLTGGTVGASLLAGCTGGGGGSDSTKVGMVYATGGLGDGSFNDQAQQGLEQAEDELGITYEESQPESNSDFASAQQQYAQDGSFDLVNCIGFAQKDALTTNAEEFPDQKWTLIDETVDRDNVASYRFREETGSYLVGEMAGMLTQRDFSAGAGATGQDTNAVGFVGGIESPLIKKFEAGFKAGAKSVDGDIDVLSSYVGSFNDPSAGQSQARSMYDSGADIVYHASGATGVGVFRAAQDLGKFAIGVDRDQSVTQSDFSDVILASMVKRVDTAIFEAVEAVDNGNFKGGETTRLGLDDDGVAAVYGDELGSEIPQDVKDTISETRDELIAGDIDVPTEP; translated from the coding sequence ATGGCCGAGTTCGATCGACGAAAATTCCTGAAGCTGACGGGGGGCACGGTTGGCGCATCACTACTCGCTGGCTGTACTGGCGGGGGCGGCGGCAGTGACAGTACGAAGGTCGGCATGGTGTACGCCACCGGCGGGCTCGGCGACGGGTCGTTCAACGACCAGGCCCAGCAGGGCCTCGAACAGGCAGAGGACGAGCTGGGCATCACGTACGAGGAGTCCCAGCCCGAGAGCAACTCCGACTTCGCGTCCGCCCAGCAGCAGTACGCACAGGACGGCAGCTTCGACCTCGTGAACTGCATCGGCTTCGCGCAGAAGGACGCGCTGACGACGAACGCGGAGGAGTTCCCGGACCAGAAGTGGACGCTCATCGACGAGACGGTCGACAGAGACAACGTCGCGAGCTACCGGTTCCGCGAGGAGACCGGCTCCTACCTCGTCGGCGAGATGGCGGGGATGCTCACGCAGCGGGACTTCAGTGCCGGCGCGGGCGCGACCGGTCAGGACACCAACGCCGTCGGGTTCGTCGGCGGCATCGAGTCCCCGCTCATCAAGAAGTTCGAGGCCGGCTTCAAGGCCGGCGCGAAGAGCGTCGACGGGGACATCGACGTGCTGTCGTCGTACGTCGGGAGCTTCAACGACCCGTCCGCGGGACAGTCCCAGGCGCGCTCGATGTACGACTCCGGTGCCGACATCGTCTACCACGCGTCCGGCGCGACCGGCGTCGGCGTCTTCCGCGCCGCACAGGACCTCGGGAAGTTCGCCATCGGCGTGGACCGCGACCAGTCCGTCACGCAGTCCGACTTCTCCGATGTCATCCTCGCGAGCATGGTCAAGCGAGTCGACACCGCCATCTTCGAAGCGGTCGAGGCGGTCGACAATGGTAACTTCAAGGGCGGCGAGACCACTCGACTCGGTCTCGACGACGACGGCGTCGCCGCGGTGTACGGCGACGAGCTCGGTTCGGAGATTCCCCAGGACGTCAAGGACACGATCTCCGAGACCCGGGACGAACTCATCGCGGGGGACATCGACGTTCCGACGGAACCCTAG
- a CDS encoding phosphohexomutase domain-containing protein: MDLFGTAGIRGDAAETVDPELALAVGTAAASEARDGGDREFVVSRDGRVTGPALAAAATAGLESAGARVLRAGVLPTPALAYASRGRRGIQLTASHNPPEDNGIKLFVDGEEYDRDAERAVEASVADGASYATWDEWGDTESLDVLPDYRAAVTEYASEHGAPLAGLTVAVDCGNGVAALATPQVLRALGAHVVTLNANVDGHFPGRPSKPTPETVTDLREFVANGDAAFGIAHDGDADRIVLVDGDGDVVHEDTVVAVLAEHYTDASDADDPVVVTTPNASARIDERVEAAGGRVERVRLGALHEGIAAAREDGGDVVFAAEPWKHVHTGFGGWIDGVTSAAILSRLAADAGGLAPLREPVTERPYRKVSVECPDDEKAAVMAALGDDLPAAFPDADVDTEYGVRLSFPDASWVLVRPSGTEPYVRVYAESEDVDDLVEAAVGVVRDAVEDA, from the coding sequence ATGGACCTCTTCGGGACGGCAGGCATCAGGGGGGACGCGGCCGAGACCGTCGACCCTGAACTGGCGCTGGCTGTCGGGACCGCGGCGGCGAGTGAGGCGCGCGACGGCGGCGACCGCGAGTTCGTCGTGTCGCGGGACGGCCGAGTGACCGGCCCGGCGCTCGCCGCGGCGGCGACGGCCGGCCTGGAGTCGGCGGGCGCTCGCGTCCTCAGAGCGGGCGTGCTGCCGACGCCGGCGCTCGCGTACGCCAGCCGAGGGCGGCGCGGCATCCAGCTCACGGCGAGCCACAATCCGCCGGAGGACAACGGCATCAAGCTGTTCGTGGACGGTGAGGAGTACGACCGCGACGCCGAGCGCGCCGTCGAGGCGAGCGTCGCGGACGGCGCGAGCTACGCGACCTGGGACGAGTGGGGCGACACGGAGTCACTCGACGTGCTCCCAGACTACCGGGCGGCCGTCACGGAGTACGCCAGCGAGCACGGTGCGCCGCTGGCCGGCCTCACCGTCGCCGTGGACTGCGGGAACGGCGTCGCCGCGCTCGCCACGCCGCAGGTGCTGCGGGCGCTCGGCGCGCACGTCGTCACGCTGAACGCGAACGTCGACGGCCACTTCCCCGGCCGGCCGAGCAAGCCGACACCGGAGACGGTCACCGACCTCCGGGAGTTCGTCGCGAACGGCGACGCCGCGTTCGGTATCGCCCACGACGGTGACGCCGACCGCATCGTGCTCGTCGACGGCGACGGCGACGTCGTCCACGAGGACACCGTCGTCGCCGTCCTCGCGGAGCACTACACGGACGCGAGCGACGCCGACGACCCCGTCGTGGTGACAACGCCGAACGCGAGCGCCCGCATCGACGAGCGCGTCGAGGCGGCCGGGGGTCGCGTCGAGCGCGTTCGACTCGGCGCGCTCCACGAGGGCATCGCCGCGGCGCGCGAGGACGGCGGCGACGTCGTGTTCGCGGCCGAACCCTGGAAGCACGTCCACACCGGGTTCGGGGGCTGGATAGACGGCGTGACCTCCGCGGCCATCCTGTCCCGGCTCGCGGCCGACGCCGGGGGGCTCGCGCCGCTCCGAGAGCCGGTCACGGAACGCCCGTACCGGAAGGTCAGCGTCGAGTGCCCCGACGACGAGAAAGCGGCGGTGATGGCCGCGCTCGGTGACGACCTCCCCGCGGCGTTCCCGGACGCCGACGTCGACACCGAGTACGGCGTCCGGCTGTCCTTCCCGGACGCTTCGTGGGTGCTCGTGCGGCCGTCCGGCACCGAACCCTACGTCCGCGTGTACGCCGAGAGCGAGGACGTCGACGACCTCGTCGAAGCCGCGGTCGGCGTCGTTCGGGACGCCGTTGAGGACGCGTGA
- a CDS encoding DUF5793 family protein, translated as MRRDYFELDVSNVDWVDGSGSPEKPNVAIDFAGPADELRDRLTDNTGELLDAEGTDAGFRLTDDVDDPDASGVVSVTNRITGDFVLELNVDAEDVLQFVRAARRYGESTDDGDGRYRVEIRVDDGVLAVYEKATFLVYSSDGDLLRGHSLIPSGVEL; from the coding sequence ATGCGCCGGGACTACTTCGAACTGGACGTGTCGAACGTCGACTGGGTGGACGGCAGCGGCAGCCCCGAGAAGCCGAACGTCGCCATCGACTTCGCGGGGCCCGCCGACGAGCTCCGTGACCGACTCACTGACAACACGGGCGAACTCCTCGACGCCGAGGGGACGGACGCCGGCTTCCGGCTGACCGACGACGTGGACGACCCGGACGCCAGCGGCGTCGTCTCGGTCACGAACCGCATCACCGGGGACTTCGTCCTCGAACTCAACGTCGACGCCGAGGACGTGCTCCAGTTCGTCCGGGCCGCCCGCCGCTACGGCGAGTCCACGGACGACGGCGACGGCCGCTACCGCGTCGAGATTCGCGTCGACGACGGTGTACTCGCCGTCTACGAGAAAGCCACGTTCCTCGTCTACAGCAGCGACGGCGACCTCCTCCGCGGTCACAGTCTCATCCCGAGCGGCGTCGAACTCTGA
- a CDS encoding ABC transporter ATP-binding protein has translation MTSISLSGITKRFPGVVANDDVTLTVEEGTVHALLGENGAGKTTLMNVLYGLYEPDEGTVSVGGVDQDFDSPRDAIDAGIGMIHQHFMLVDPMTVAENVVLGNEPRKWGGLRVDRDAARDAVEDLCDRYGFDVDPDARIEDVSVGVQQRVEILKALYRGADVLILDEPTAVLTPQEVEDLFDVLGELTAEGKTIIFITHKLGEALHAADDVTVLRDGKNVGSLPAADATREELAELMVGREVLLDVDADAGTPGDPVLDVADLTVTDDDGIDRVADVSMTIRSGEVYGIAGVDGNGQAELVEAITGLRIPDDGAVTFDGEDVTRASRRRHIEAGMAYVPEDRHERGLVMDFDLVANGILGSQHDPEFAEGGRIDWQRSREHATDIVDTYDVRPGNADANAASLSGGNQQKFIVGREFERDPDLVVVTHPTRGVDIGSTEFIRERLLELRDDGAAVLLVSSKLDEVTSLSDRLAVMYEGTFMDEVDPDDVTEEELGLLMAGQRPEER, from the coding sequence ATGACTTCGATTTCCCTGTCGGGAATCACGAAGCGATTTCCCGGCGTTGTGGCCAACGACGACGTTACGCTGACCGTCGAGGAGGGCACCGTCCACGCGTTGCTCGGCGAGAACGGCGCTGGCAAGACGACGCTGATGAACGTCCTCTACGGCCTCTACGAGCCGGACGAGGGCACCGTCTCCGTGGGCGGTGTCGACCAGGACTTCGACTCGCCGCGGGACGCGATCGACGCGGGCATCGGGATGATTCACCAGCACTTCATGCTCGTGGACCCGATGACTGTCGCCGAGAACGTCGTCCTCGGCAACGAACCCCGGAAGTGGGGCGGGCTGCGCGTGGACCGGGACGCCGCCCGGGACGCCGTCGAGGACCTCTGTGACCGGTACGGCTTCGACGTGGACCCGGACGCGCGCATCGAGGACGTGAGCGTCGGCGTCCAGCAGCGCGTCGAGATTCTGAAGGCGCTGTACCGGGGTGCCGACGTCCTCATCCTCGACGAACCGACCGCAGTCCTCACTCCACAGGAGGTAGAGGACCTCTTCGACGTCCTCGGCGAACTCACCGCCGAGGGGAAGACCATCATCTTCATCACGCACAAGCTCGGCGAGGCGCTGCACGCTGCCGACGACGTGACCGTCCTCCGGGACGGCAAGAACGTCGGCTCGCTGCCCGCGGCTGACGCGACCCGCGAGGAACTCGCGGAACTGATGGTCGGACGCGAAGTCCTCCTGGACGTCGACGCCGACGCCGGAACGCCCGGCGACCCGGTCCTCGACGTGGCCGACCTGACAGTGACCGACGATGATGGCATCGACCGCGTCGCCGACGTGTCGATGACGATTCGGTCGGGCGAAGTGTACGGCATCGCCGGCGTGGACGGCAACGGACAGGCCGAACTCGTTGAGGCGATTACGGGGCTCCGCATCCCCGACGACGGCGCGGTGACCTTCGACGGCGAGGACGTGACCCGTGCGTCGCGTCGCCGCCACATCGAAGCGGGGATGGCGTACGTCCCCGAGGACCGCCACGAGCGTGGGCTCGTGATGGACTTCGACCTCGTCGCCAACGGCATCCTCGGCAGCCAGCACGACCCCGAGTTCGCGGAGGGCGGCCGCATCGACTGGCAGCGCTCCCGCGAGCACGCCACCGACATCGTGGACACCTACGACGTGCGGCCGGGCAACGCGGACGCCAACGCCGCGTCGCTGTCCGGCGGCAACCAGCAGAAGTTCATCGTGGGCCGCGAGTTCGAACGCGACCCCGACCTCGTCGTCGTCACCCACCCGACCCGCGGCGTCGACATCGGGTCGACGGAGTTCATCCGCGAGCGACTCCTGGAACTCCGCGACGACGGCGCGGCGGTGCTGCTGGTGTCGTCGAAACTCGACGAGGTGACGAGCCTCTCGGACCGGCTCGCGGTGATGTACGAGGGCACATTCATGGACGAAGTAGATCCCGACGACGTGACCGAAGAGGAACTCGGACTCCTGATGGCCGGGCAGCGGCCGGAGGAACGATGA